The proteins below come from a single Kitasatospora sp. NBC_00315 genomic window:
- a CDS encoding DUF397 domain-containing protein, whose protein sequence is MNSFLPRSAALGLHWQKSSYSGANGDCVELAEAGTVSYVRDSKDPEGPALLFAAEAWAAFVAGVKAGEFTGA, encoded by the coding sequence ATGAACAGCTTCCTGCCGCGCTCTGCCGCTCTGGGACTGCACTGGCAGAAGTCGAGCTACAGCGGAGCGAACGGCGACTGTGTCGAACTCGCGGAGGCGGGTACGGTCTCGTACGTCCGTGACTCGAAGGACCCCGAGGGGCCCGCGCTGCTGTTCGCCGCCGAGGCGTGGGCGGCGTTCGTCGCCGGGGTCAAGGCGGGGGAGTTCACGGGCGCCTGA
- a CDS encoding ArsR/SmtB family transcription factor: MPMTTADAPAFKVLPEPSALPEPLAEPAVDELRLENVLGALSDPLRLTIVRKLLLESEDFDHSCGWFGIDRPKSSLTHHFKALREAGLTRQRQYGLERRSHVRVDDLNARFPGLLDLVAAWTPQN; this comes from the coding sequence ATGCCCATGACCACGGCCGACGCACCCGCCTTCAAGGTGCTCCCGGAGCCGTCCGCCCTGCCCGAACCGCTGGCCGAGCCGGCCGTCGACGAACTGCGCCTGGAGAACGTGCTGGGCGCGCTCAGCGACCCGCTGCGGCTGACCATCGTCCGAAAGCTCCTGCTGGAGTCCGAGGACTTCGACCACTCCTGCGGCTGGTTCGGTATCGACCGGCCCAAGTCCTCGCTCACGCACCACTTCAAGGCGCTGCGCGAGGCGGGGCTGACGCGCCAGCGCCAGTACGGGCTGGAGCGGCGCAGCCACGTACGCGTGGACGACCTCAACGCCCGCTTCCCCGGGCTGCTCGACCTGGTCGCGGCCTGGACCCCGCAGAACTGA
- a CDS encoding MFS transporter: MSETGTVPIQAVEEVQHTATAGAAAAPLWWVWLAAWPVTAVFVLSNAATPLYVLWQRDIGFSKGTLTVVFAFYIVGLIGSLLVSGVVSDRIGRKPVLLPALALGLAACLIFGTATSVAALIVARLFTGIAVGAVVSAGMAAVTDVAGPERKRIAALLASCAMVFGAGLGPLLAGVLSELVPGPTVTVFVVEAVVLATAALVVVRMPVRRPESRGKGAWIRVPGVPSGNGRQLALGIAVFAPGITATSFVLSLGPSLLSGLLGTTNRIVAGAMAFVMFLTATGVQFAVQKLRRRTILTGGAVSTTLSMVALIIAVHSEAVAVLIIAALLAGAGQGLGQLGGLSLLNSTIAPQRLAEANAALNVGGYIPAGILPVSAGYLSDAVGLTNGATIFGAVLTALAVIGGLVVLATKRQVTDPA, translated from the coding sequence ATGTCCGAGACCGGGACCGTACCCATCCAGGCCGTCGAGGAGGTGCAGCACACCGCGACCGCCGGGGCCGCCGCCGCCCCCCTGTGGTGGGTGTGGCTGGCCGCCTGGCCGGTGACCGCCGTCTTCGTCCTCTCGAACGCGGCCACGCCGCTGTACGTCCTGTGGCAGCGCGACATCGGCTTCTCCAAGGGCACCCTGACCGTGGTGTTCGCCTTCTACATCGTCGGCCTGATCGGCTCGCTGCTGGTCTCCGGCGTGGTCTCCGACCGGATCGGCCGCAAACCCGTCCTGCTCCCGGCGCTGGCCCTCGGGCTCGCCGCCTGCCTGATCTTCGGAACCGCCACCAGTGTGGCCGCGCTGATCGTGGCGCGGCTGTTCACCGGCATCGCGGTCGGCGCGGTGGTCTCGGCCGGCATGGCCGCGGTCACCGACGTCGCCGGACCGGAGCGCAAGCGGATCGCCGCCCTGCTCGCCTCCTGCGCGATGGTCTTCGGAGCCGGCCTCGGCCCGCTGCTCGCCGGCGTGCTCTCCGAGCTGGTCCCCGGGCCGACGGTCACCGTGTTCGTCGTCGAGGCCGTGGTCCTGGCCACCGCCGCGCTGGTCGTGGTGCGGATGCCGGTACGCCGTCCCGAGAGCCGGGGCAAGGGCGCCTGGATCCGGGTGCCCGGCGTCCCGAGCGGCAACGGCCGTCAACTCGCCCTCGGCATCGCGGTGTTCGCGCCCGGCATCACCGCCACCTCGTTCGTGCTCTCGCTCGGCCCCTCGCTGCTCTCCGGGCTGCTCGGCACCACCAACCGGATCGTCGCCGGCGCCATGGCGTTCGTGATGTTCCTCACCGCCACCGGCGTGCAGTTCGCCGTCCAGAAGCTGCGCCGCCGCACCATCCTGACGGGCGGCGCGGTGAGCACCACGCTGAGCATGGTCGCGCTGATCATCGCCGTGCACTCCGAGGCGGTCGCGGTACTGATCATCGCCGCACTGCTGGCCGGTGCCGGCCAGGGCCTGGGCCAGCTCGGCGGCCTGTCGCTGCTCAACTCCACGATCGCGCCGCAGCGGCTCGCGGAGGCCAACGCGGCCCTCAACGTGGGCGGTTACATCCCGGCCGGCATCCTGCCCGTCTCGGCCGGCTACCTCAGCGACGCGGTGGGCCTGACCAACGGCGCCACGATCTTCGGCGCCGTCCTGACCGCCCTCGCGGTGATCGGCGGTCTGGTGGTCCTGGCGACCAAGCGCCAGGTGACCGATCCGGCCTGA